Genomic window (Bacillus pumilus):
AACACATCTTTGCTATTGATGACACCAATCACATGATCTTTGTCTTCTTTAATGACAGGGTAACGTGTGTACCTTTCGTTTAGCATATAATGCGTCACGTCTTCAAGCGTCTGTTCAATCTCTATGGCTGAAATTTCTGTACGAGGGATCATGATCTCTCTCGCCACTCGGTTATCAAATTCAAAGATTTTATTCACATATTTGTACTCAGATTGGTTAATTTCGCCCTTCTCATAGCTTTCAGATAAAATGAGACGCAATTCTTCCTCACTGATCGCCACTTCATGTTCTTTGACAGAATGAAAACCGAATAATTTTACAATGCCTCTCGCCGCCCCATTTAATGCTTTAATAAATGGGTACATGACTTTATAGAAAAAGATGAGCGGTTTTGCTGTGATAAGGCTGACCGCCTCTGCCTTTTGAATGGCGATCGTTTTAGGCGCCAGTTCCCCAACAACGACATGTAAAAACGTAATGATCACAAACGCAATGATAAACGATAGAATGTCTATTAATGCGGAATGAAGCGCTAGCTTTTCAAAAAGTGGATGCAGGAAATGTTCTACCGTCGGCTCGCCCAGCCACCCTAAGCCTAAAGCCGTGATGGTAATGCCAAGTTGACAGGCAGATAAATATTCATCAAGATTTGATATGAGCTTTTGAACATGAATGGCTCTCTTATCACCGCTTTCAATCAGTTGATTGATTTTAGAGCCTCTAATTTTCACAAT
Coding sequences:
- a CDS encoding hemolysin family protein encodes the protein MYILNVFLVILLIAATAFFVVTEFAIVKIRGSKINQLIESGDKRAIHVQKLISNLDEYLSACQLGITITALGLGWLGEPTVEHFLHPLFEKLALHSALIDILSFIIAFVIITFLHVVVGELAPKTIAIQKAEAVSLITAKPLIFFYKVMYPFIKALNGAARGIVKLFGFHSVKEHEVAISEEELRLILSESYEKGEINQSEYKYVNKIFEFDNRVAREIMIPRTEISAIEIEQTLEDVTHYMLNERYTRYPVIKEDKDHVIGVINSKDVFKASFLNQDVTIEDLMRPVIRVIESTPIQELLILMQKERIHMSVLVDEYGGTAGLVTVEDILEEIVGEIRDEYDQDETPHIVKKGDFHYVMDGKALIDEVNDLLDLAIENDDVDTIAGWMMTHKFDFEIGDTIEAEGCKFTIIDAEDHHIRTIEIKKVHFS